DNA sequence from the Tachysurus fulvidraco isolate hzauxx_2018 chromosome 1, HZAU_PFXX_2.0, whole genome shotgun sequence genome:
AGCATACAAATTCAAAATGACAATTCATGTTTAAACAGTGCATTccatgggtgtgtttgtgtaataagATAAGCAAAGGCAAATAGTTAGctgtgtgtaaacactgtaagTGCATTAGCAGAAAGAAAATCCATTCTATTTTATACAGATCATACAGACTGCTGGGATATTTTGTAGAAAATTATTGGTTTTAGGCATCAAGTCAAAAAAGGTGTAAAAAAGCTTTCAAAACAACATAGTACATTCTCGGAAATAAATGTTCCAAGCTGtacatgtccatgttgctgTCGTGGTATCTTTAAGAAGACATATTTTACCTGAAAACATGAATATAATGTActtgtatataatgtatatcatTTAATGTACTAACACTGATttcatgtatacagtataaataaactttaaggacatgtaatatacatttaaaactaCACTGTAAACTGAAGTTTACTAAAGGTACAAAATATATACACTCGAATGTTCCACCCAAAGCACATGGAAATGTACAGATAGTACAGTACCTTCATGTCTGAAAATGTACGGCGCATAGTGAACTACACTGCAATATATGTACTTATCACAACtgcatattaataaaataatcactcACTTTAATCCTGCTAAACCTTTTTACAACGTTAAAGGCCCTGTGATGAACACTTGCTGCTCGGCTCAAATTATTGGTCGGattgttttgttgtgtattgTTAAGTGTGATCCAGTCAGACACAGGAATTCACCTGAGACTAAAATAAGAGATTATAGACTCTAGTGTTGAACATCTCAGACTAATCAGGATATCCACAGCAATCCATAAAATATCTGTTAGCTGATAtgtattccatttttttttctgtgatagCAGTATAAAAGCAATATAAACTTCCAAAAACAACCCgatatattgtaaaaaaaaaaaaaagaaagaaagaaagaaagaaaaagaaaaaaaaaagaaaaaacaaacaaacaaacaaacaaaacctagAAACAACACTAAGCCCATAATAATGAAATGAGCCACTAACAAATCTTTTATTCTGGATGTATAACTTGTCTTAAGTACAACGTGTTGACATGCGTAAATAACCGAATTatagatgaaaaataaaacagtcacTTCAGATCTATTTCACATTTGTGTATAGTCTCTAAAAGGCGTGAACATCTAAAATGGTTTACCGctgataaatatttcaaaaatgtgcggtttgacatgaaatgttcacagctctgtgagtgtgtccaGATGTGGTACTTACCGGCGATGTCCCACAGCTGGAGGCGGATGACGGTGCCCTGGTCCCAGTGCAGCACTTTGAGCGCAAAGTCCACTCCGATGGTGGCTCGGTAATGATGAGAGAAAACCTGGTGCACGTAGCGCCTGATGATGGCCGTCTTCCCCACACCCAGGTCCCCTATAACTATCACCTTTACCAAGCGCTCCTGCTGCATAGTCTAAGCACAAAATGAGGTTTAAATAAACAGCCACAAGTTGAGTGGTTGAGATCTCAATCCGCCCACAGCAGCACTAAATTGTAGACTTAGGCCACTAGAGGCTGCATGTGGATAGTTTGGGACGGAGCCATAGTTCAACTCAATGCCACGTTTCCTGGTCTGTTAATCATGTGTTTAggaaaaccagaaaaaaagaTTCAAATCGACTTTTAAATATGCAAAAGTTTGAAATGAATTACACAATGAGTGAAATCTAGTTTTAACTGTTTTCTTATGAATGCATAAAAATAGTCCTCTCATATTTGGATCAGTAAACCCAGCCCTTAATTATAGGGTGTGATGTTTAACCATGCAGGGCAGATTCATGTACAACATATACAGGGACACTTTCTGAATTTCTAAATGGTATAAGTTTTCATGcaaataataaagcaaaataacCAAAACACATAGCTCGTTTCTATAATGATAAAGGTGTTATTAAAGGTGTTGACTTGTGAAGGGAAAAAACGTATATAGCGTATTTTAAAGACACATGGCTTTcacttatgtacagtacatacaatactgaatacaaagaaaaaaaatctctctctcacgttTGGCTATTTCGGACACGTTGCATTGTCTTTAATTcatgtttaaaaattatttattacatttcagtACAGGATTTGAAACTATTTAGGTATTGACAGCCATGgagcattttattaggaacactactAATATGggccaagaaagaaagaaagaaagaaagaaagatcactaatgtctatatataaataaaccacTGGAGAAGACTGCTGTGAAGCATCCAGGAAAGTCTGGCCATGTTTCAAGACTGCACTCCAGCAAGAACAGAagaacacataaacacacaactgtTAAGAGACACCAGGTCTCAGCTGGCCTAGAAAATATCTCAAAAGCCTTGATAACTCTCACTATATTCAAGTAACAACTACAtattttagttacatttaaaaggttaaaaaaacctttaataaaGTTTGTGTATTTCTGGTACACTTTTTGTACTTCTTCTATGTATCTTTAAATGCATGtcatgtgatgtaaaaaaataaatatgaattatttctGTAATTATAAGGTAGTTTGTCATAAACTTTAAGCTCACTGTAAtcctaaaattaaaaaaaagaaaaagatttgtaattttctttttaattatgagATTTAAAAATTAAGGTAAAAAACTTGTAGCTTGTGTACAatgaaatgatatatatatagatagtgTGGTTCCAAACAAACAATCATGTATATATTAAtcataaaatgaatcatttctgaGGGAGTTTGAGTTTGCACAGTGATTTATAATCTCTAgttacaaaataatatttcctaaactgaaaatgtttttggatGTTGTAAGAAAGCTGTGCACTGAATCATCTCTCAGCACGACAGCTGAAAGGTCACTGATTTACCTCTGCGCCTCTCTTCGCTGGTTTACGGTAGTGGTGCTGATGCGGGATGAGTCAGGCTGTGTGATGTCTCTGATACTGCTGCCATTTCATCAGCACAATTTCCAAACATTTCACTGTGTCCAATGCGTGGTGGGATCCAAACATCCTGGAAAAAACGTCATGGCTGCTTCGACTTCTTGATGTCTGGGATTGTTGCGAGAACTGTTTGACTTGCACAGCTTTAGGGAGACACATTGCTTTGGAGTGAGACATCTGTTTACCACACTACAGTAGCTTCCGGGTGTCCTCTGAGCTCTGTATTGATCGCTGAGCTGTTAGAGAGTAAGAGGAGACTGAAACAGGGTGTGTATGTGCTTTGGTTTGtgttatatatctgtgtgtgtgcgctttctAGAAAGTCCATCATCCTATCAGGACCATGGCATGTGGGCTTAATAAGATCTGAATAACCCGAACAGATACCGTAAGTAAACTTAACCTAACGTGGGCTCgcatgtttctttttcttttattttgtgacATTATTGTCATTAACGTTAAAATAAgcgaaaagtgtgtgtgtgtgtgtgtgtatatatatatatatgatcatGTAAACTATCTTGGTCATAACACATCCATGTTTTTAGCAGGTTATTATTCATTACTACTGTTGTGTCATATGTGTTGAAGCAAAACAAAGAGTAATTAAAAGCAGCAGGCTCATGTACACACCACCAACACTAATCTCAGTGAACATTTGCGTTATAATCCTTTCAAAGCTAAGTATAAACCCGGTATCAGTAATGGCTCATGCTATGGTGAGCATCTTGTTTATGTAGATCTAGCATATAAACGCTCCCCATGGCAACCGCATCACTTCCGGTATGAGAGAACAGGGCCGCGACCGGCACTGGGTGTTTCAGTAGTTTTTAGAGtctaaacacacagcaaaatcGCCAGCAggattataaaaatgtacagcTTTGACTTGAAAGGCTAATTTGCCCTGCGTTTTTTCTGTGTAAGAGCTCACAAACAGAGGCCAGGATATAGACAGAAAGCTATACATGTTATAAAGCTAGCATGATGATAATTAGCATTAAAAGcagtatatttatgtgtatgacTTGAGTCAAATGTCAACCTGAATGTCAAATAATTGGTTCCAACTTCcactaaaaaagtaaataaataaaagatttatgaCTATTTTGGTTTAAGGCACATTTCAATTTGAGAAAATATCACATTAGAAAACAGGGCATCAGATTCTTATGTTGGATTATTTACCAGATTCAGGTGGAGCTTTACTGATGATACtaataaactacatttaaattaaaatgcaagTAGTATCAATTCCAGCCAGCAAAGAGGTTTCCAATAACAGgggtgttcagtgttctggtcCTGGACCTTCTCTGccctatttattattatgtggtCTTAAGTGAAACTGGTTATGTAGGAACCCTTTGTGGCGTCTTGGGCTACGAAATCTGCACTTCCAAGAGCTGGCAAGACAGCCCACACAGACAAGGGCtcaaaaatgtgtattttcagGACATTGGGTTACACAGTATAAGATCTGATCAGTGAAGATGCATAAAAtgaacaacagcagcagcagcaaaaaaaaaatcaactaaaataaacaattcAGTCTGAAGATCAGTCAGGGAACTGATCTGCCTTTAGGTTATAgtatatttagtgtgtgtgtgtgtgtgtgtgtgtgtgtgtgtgtgcatgcaccaAGAAAAACTTTTTACCCCCATTTGATTTTCACAGATAGACATGGAGACAATATGGCTTTACCAATTTCGCCTAATTGTCATTGGAGACTCCACTGTTGGTAAATCATGTTTGATTAGGCGCTTCACAGAGGGACGGTTTGCACAAGTGTCTGACCCTACGGTTGGTGTGGATTTCTTCTCTCGCCTGGTGGAGATTGAGCCTGGGAAACGCATAAAGCTCCAGATATGGGATACGGCGGGTCAGGAACGTTTCAGGTATAGTTGGAACTGATGGATATTTTCTCACCATATTCAAAGGATAGAAAAGCACTGGAAAAACTAAACAATGAAATAAGTGTACATTTAGGCCTTTTTTTAAGATTATACAAGGATggaggaaatgaataaatatctaTTTGAACCTTCAGTAAGCAACACAGCAGGCTAAAATATCTAACTTTACCTCAGAGGTTTACTGTCCCCTTGGCAACCACAGTGAGGCATTTCTCCTCTGTATACTCCTTCAGTGGTGACAAATCTGTTCTTACGTCAATGAGAGATATTTCTGATCGGTGTGATTCACTGAGTCACATGTTATTCCTAAATTTCCTAAAGATGTACGCACCCACACAACTGTTGTTGCTCACTTAAAGTCATTCTTACGACCTTGCAGATCATTACACTCATCATTACAGTGTTTTGGCATTTTAGATATCGAAATATTTTCTCGGAACAAATATAATCATGACTGGTTCAGTCAGCTGAACTAACTAACTTCATCTTTGAACACTTTTGAACACAGAAAATTCAGTTTCTCactaaaatgtatatatttggaTACACAGTGTAGTCAATTTTATAAAGGTTACACAATGGTGTCCTACACCACATAAGCAAGTCGGCCAGTTTACCTACTGATGCTGGATTAAATTTGACACAGATTTAGGCAGGTATTTATAGTTGTGTATTTATGGAAACAATTTTGTTTGAGCTTCAGTACAATACTAATGAAGCACACATCAGGCATACCAAGCAACTGATCGCATGTATCTGTTTTTGCTCATCAGTCAAAACGATCACATTTCCAGTTCATCATTCGCAAAGCTTTGACTGTAGTCATTTGAACTCACATCACAGTGTACATGTGTTTtcctcagacacactcacacctgtTCATGCCTTCCACAGGTCCATTACTAGAGCATACTACCGTAACTCAGTTGGGGGCCTGCTGCTGTTCGACATCACAAACCGCCGCTCATTTCAGAATGTGCGTGATTGGCTGGAGGAGGCACGCAGCCATGTGCAGCCACACACCATTGTCTTTGTGCTCGTGGGCCACAAGTGCGATCTGGAGGTGCAGCGTCAGGTCTCCCAACATGAGGCTGAGAAACTGGCAGCTGTTTATGGCATGCGTTATGTGGAGACCTCTGCGTGCGATGCCATCAACGTAGAGAGAGCGTTTACTGAGCTGACACGTGACATATTCGAGTTGGTCAAACATGGAGAGATCACCATTCAGGAAGACTGGGAGGGCGTCCGGAGTGGCTTTGTGCCCAACGTGGTGCATTCATCCGAGGAGGTAACAAAGAATGAGCGCCGGTGCTTCTGCTGAGCCATCTGGATCCATAAACTGTAAACGTTACTCCTTCCCTGCCTGCTGAATGGTCCCAAGTCTCCACTGTCTGGTTCCCACTAGTTACTGCTCCTTATAGCTAACCATTTACATGACAGACAAAGCggtgtgtactgatactgacacatTTCAGCTCTTTCAGCTTCAACTTCTtcttctaaaagaaaaaaagacaggcCCTTAATCCAGCACCTTGCACATCTGTCTATCACTTGAAAGCCATGACATGTTTCCCTTGAGGGTAAACAGCCTTTAGAGACTGGGTCTTCTATAGACATGCACAATGCACAGACATTTGAATGAGAGAATAACCAAAAGCAAGGACTTAAATGAACTACTGAGCTCAGAATGCCGAAATgctgcttgaaaaaaaaaaaaaaaaaagacttttactATGTATTGTATGGTTGAGGTGTACATGCGACATATCAAAGgtcaaatgaaagaaattggTGTATGGCGATATaccatactgtataacacagaATACGTTCAGGCCTGAATATTGAGGTG
Encoded proteins:
- the rab39bb gene encoding RAB39B, member RAS oncogene family b: METIWLYQFRLIVIGDSTVGKSCLIRRFTEGRFAQVSDPTVGVDFFSRLVEIEPGKRIKLQIWDTAGQERFRSITRAYYRNSVGGLLLFDITNRRSFQNVRDWLEEARSHVQPHTIVFVLVGHKCDLEVQRQVSQHEAEKLAAVYGMRYVETSACDAINVERAFTELTRDIFELVKHGEITIQEDWEGVRSGFVPNVVHSSEEVTKNERRCFC